The Nodosilinea sp. FACHB-141 sequence CCGATTACTTTCTCGCCAGAAAAATCTTGTGGGATGACTGTCCTGGCTGGCCATTTTCCAGCAACACTGGCCAGCTCAAGCTGGCTCGTCAGTGTTCTCGGCCTAGCCATCTAGGGTATTCTTTGGACAAATTCCTTCGGGTGGCTAAGAGCATGAAACGGCGCGGCATAGTCAATAGTTTGTTTTTAGCGATCGCAGTTACCGTGATGCTGGTCTGGCCCTTGGGGTTACGAGCCCCGGCCCAGCAAAGCGCTGGCTCTCCCCCGCCCCTCGGTAGCGTCGTGCGGCAGTACGAAATGCTGAGCATGCCCACCGCTACCGCCTACTCGGTTTACACCAATAACCTTACGACTCCTCACCAGGTGTGGTATCGCATCCATGGTGGTAATGCTCTATTTCGGCAGCGGCTGCGGGTCTATCAAGAAAATGCTGGCCCTCGCCCCATCAATCAGCTTCCCCCCGAGTCACAGTTGAAGGCAGAAATTACGGATAACGACCCCACCCGCTGGTATCGCTTTGCCCCCGAGGCAGATGTGTTTACCTACTATTTCGACGGCGACAATCGTCTGACGGCCAGAAGCCCCTGGCGCGATGGCTTTGGGGTGAAAGTTAAGCGCACCCGATACACCAACGGCAACCGCTACGAGGTTGACTTTGAAGATCAAGACTCCCTAGACGACTTTAATGACCTCAGGATTGAGGTCGTAATTCTTCAACCGGCGTAACATTAAGAGGGCAAAGCCAGGCGAGAAGCTGCGTCCATGGGGTTAACGGGGTCAATCTACGCAATCATAGAACGTAGGTATGGGTGAGGAAGGCTATGAATCGCTTTATTATCGGTGGCGTTTTGGCGGGTCTTGTGTTGATGCTGATGAGCGGCCTCAGTCGGCTCTCGGGCGATCGCCCCGAAAGAGAACGGCTCGCTAGCCAACAGAATACAACTGCTCAGAATGCCGATGGTTTGGGCGCACTGCCCCTCGAACAGGCTGGTCAACTGGTACAGCGCCAGAGCGAGGTGGGCACCAACGGCACTGCGGCCGCGGGTAACAGCTCGTTTACCGACCAGGGCAGCAATCGCCCCACCATCTCACCAAACAACCTAGGGACAGCGGGAGCCAACGGCACAACTCCTGCCTCCGGCAACGTGATTCCCCGTACCGGGGCAGCGACCACCTATCCGGCTACGAGCGGCGACATTGCGCCCATTCAACCGGGCCTGGTGCAGCCCGGTGCGGTGCAGCGTCCGGCCACCGACCCCGAATTAGACTCGATTCCAGCCCTGTGGTAGGCCCATTCTCCTGCGGTAGAGACGCGGCGTCGCGCCCTCCAGTGGCCTAAAATGAGGCTGAGCACTTAAGTTAAACGGCATGGTAAATCAGGGAAGCGACGTCCTGGTAGTGGGCGGCGGGGTTATTGGCTTGGCGATCGCCCTAGAGCTGCGGCAGCAGGGGGCGACCGTCACTGTGCTCAGCCGCGACTTTCAGCAGGCTGCCAGCCACGCCGCGGCGGGCATGTTGGCCCCCCAAGCAGAGGGGTTACCGCCAGGGCCGATGCTCGATCTCGCCCTCGCCAGTCTGGCGCTGTATCCCAGCTGGGTGAACAAATTAGAAGCGCTGACCGGACAGTCGGTGGGCTTTTGGCCCTGTGGCATTTTGGCCCCGCACCGCACGGCACCAGAGCTACCCGCCGAGAGCTGGCTGGATGCCGCAACTTTAGGTTATTACCAGCCGGGCTTGGGACGGGATGTGCAGGGAGCGTTTTGGCACCCCGACGAAGGCCAAGTGGACAACCGCCTGCTGGTGCAGGCGCTGCGATCGGCGGTGATTGACCTGGGGGTGACCCTACACGAGGGCACTGGAGCGATCGCCCTACGCCACTACCAGGGACGCGTTGAGCAGGTCTGCACCGCTCAGGCGGGCGACTTTAGCGCTGACCAGGTGGTGCTGGCTACCGGAGCCTGGGCCCACGAACTCTTGCCCCTACCGGTATTTCCCAAGAAGGGCGAGATGGCGAGTTTGCGGGTGCCCCTCGGCTACGGCACGCCGCAACCCTTACAGCGGGTGCTGTTTGGCGAAGACATCTACATCGTGCCCCGTCGGGATGGTCGCATCGTGCTGGGGGCTACCAGTCAAGATGTTGGGTTTGCACCCCACAACACGGCGGGCGGAGTGCATCAGCTAGTGGGCAATGCGATCGCCCTGCTGCCCCTGCTGGCCGACTTCACCCTTGAAGAAACCTGGTGGGGATACCGCCCTGCTACCCCCGACGAGTGGCCCATCCTTGGCCCTGGCCCCGCCGCCAACCTCACCCTAGCCACCGGCCACTACCGCAACGGCATTTTGCTCACCCCCATTACCGCTCAGCTAGTGGCTCAGGCAGTGCTGGGCAAGCCAGACCCGCGCTTAGATGCCTTCTCTTGGCAGCGCTTCCACACCGCCCCGCCAACCCTTCCCAACCTTCCCGCTGTTTCTCCTACCCCTCAAGCTATGACCTTTACCAATGTCGCCCCGCCTACCCCCGCCCCATTGGGGGCCACGTCCTTAGAAAACGACTTGACCGACCAATCCCTGATCATCGCTGGGCGTACCTTTTCGTCTCGGCTGATGACCGGCACCGGCAAGTATGACGACTTTGAGGTGATGCGCCAGAGCATTGCCGCCAGCGGCTGCGAAATTGTCACCGTAGCGGTGCGGCGGGTGCAGACCAACGCCCCCGGTCACCAGGGGCTAGCCGAAGCCCTCGACTGGTCAAGGATCTGGATGTTGCCCAACACCGCCGGCTGCAAAACCGCCGAGGAAGCCATTCGGGTCGCCCGCTTGGGTCGCGAAATGGCCAAACTGCTGGGCCAGGAAGACAACAACTTCGTCAAGCTCGAAGTCATTCCCGACGCTAAGTATCTGCTGCCTGACCCGATCGGCACCCTAGAAGCCGCTGAACAGCTGGTTAAAGAAGGCTTTGCGGTGCTGCCCTACATCAACGCCGACCCGCTGCTGGCCAAGCGCTTAGAAGAGGCGGGCTGCGCCACCGTCATGCCGCTGGGGTCACCCATCGGCTCGGGCCAGGGCATTCGCAACGCTGCCAACATTCAAATCATCATCGAAACCGCCAAGGTGCCGGTCGTGGTGGATGCTGGCATTGGTGCCCCCAGCGAAGCCGCCGAAGCTATGGAAATGGGGGCCGACGCGCTGCTGATCAATACTGCGATCGCCAAAGCCGCCAACCCGATCGCCATGGGCCGCGCCATGGGCCTCGCTACTCTGGCTGGTCGCCTAGCCTACCGTGCCGGGCGGATTCCGGTGCAGGGGGTGGCTAGTGCTAGCTCGCCGCTGACGGGACGGGTGACAGAGTAGGGAAGTGATGGAGTAGGAGAGTGGGAGAGTGATGGAGTAGGAGGGTGACGGAGTGGGGGAGTTATATCGAGTCATCCCTAAGTCCTCTGGTCAGGCTTTGCCAATAACCCATCACCCCAACACTCCCTTACCCCATCACCCCATTCCCTAGTCCAAAATCTTCACCCGCCCGAGCTGAATTGCGTCGAACAGGCGATTGACTTGCTTGCGTTCGCTCTCATCAATAGTGCCGTCGGCCAATACTAGGGTGGTTAGCTCCTGATACTGGGTCTTGGTAATGGCGCGGGCCTGAATGAATTGGCTAACTAAATCGGTGATGGGGCAGCCAGGCTGAGATGGCGACGACATAGAGCAGACCCTTGACAAACGTACTGGATAGCGTTGGCCACTGCGCTGGATAGTAGTCACTGCTACTGGCAAAAACTGGGGTGGCGCACTGGCAAATAGCGATCGCGGCTGAGGGTTATACAAAATGTCGTAACCGTCCGGGCGATGGCTATACCAGTTGTAACCGGAAGATGCAGCTGGTGACCAATTCTAAAGCGCCCAATGGAGCAGGTTAGCAATTTGCTGAGCCAGGGTGAACGGGTCAAAGGGCTTGATGATCAGACCGGCTACCTGGAAGGCTGTAAAGCGGGCGCGATCGCGTGCCAGCACGATGGCACGAATGTCATCCAGTTTTTCGGCTGGCCAGCCGAAGGTCGTAGAGCCAGCGGCTGGCCAGATCGAAACCGGTGGCCCCATCCCCCGGTAATAGCAACCGTTTAGGTCGATCTATGGCTAGGCTGCTGAATAAACGCTTCCACCTGGTCAGGGGGCAGCGGCGGCGCGATCCAGTAGCCCTGAATGGCGTCACAGCCCAACTGCTCTAGTCGGCGGGTTTGAAACTCAGTCTCGACCCCTTCGGCAATCACGGTCATGCCCAATGACTTGGCAATCTGAATGATGGCTTTGACAATGCTGACATCGTCGTGGTCAACATCAATATTTTCGACAAACGATTGGTCAATCTTCAGGGTATTGATGGGAAAGCGTTTGAGATAGCTCAGGGATGAATAGCCGGTACCAAAATCATCGATTTTGATATCGACCCCCTGCTTTTGAAGATTCGACAGCGTTGACAGCACGCCCTTCACGTTTAGCAACAGCAGGCTCTCGGTCACCTCTAGACCAAAGTTGGTGGCTGGCAACGATGTTCGCTCTAGAATGGCTTTAATCTGCTCAAAAAATTCGGGCCGCTCAAACTGCGCCGCCGCCACATTCACATTCATCTTCAACCCCTTGACCGTTGGGAACCGCTGACACCAATCGGCCATTTGGCGGCAGGCGGTCTCGAAGATCCACTGGCTTAGGGGAATAATTAGCCCCGTT is a genomic window containing:
- the thiO gene encoding glycine oxidase ThiO, whose amino-acid sequence is MVNQGSDVLVVGGGVIGLAIALELRQQGATVTVLSRDFQQAASHAAAGMLAPQAEGLPPGPMLDLALASLALYPSWVNKLEALTGQSVGFWPCGILAPHRTAPELPAESWLDAATLGYYQPGLGRDVQGAFWHPDEGQVDNRLLVQALRSAVIDLGVTLHEGTGAIALRHYQGRVEQVCTAQAGDFSADQVVLATGAWAHELLPLPVFPKKGEMASLRVPLGYGTPQPLQRVLFGEDIYIVPRRDGRIVLGATSQDVGFAPHNTAGGVHQLVGNAIALLPLLADFTLEETWWGYRPATPDEWPILGPGPAANLTLATGHYRNGILLTPITAQLVAQAVLGKPDPRLDAFSWQRFHTAPPTLPNLPAVSPTPQAMTFTNVAPPTPAPLGATSLENDLTDQSLIIAGRTFSSRLMTGTGKYDDFEVMRQSIAASGCEIVTVAVRRVQTNAPGHQGLAEALDWSRIWMLPNTAGCKTAEEAIRVARLGREMAKLLGQEDNNFVKLEVIPDAKYLLPDPIGTLEAAEQLVKEGFAVLPYINADPLLAKRLEEAGCATVMPLGSPIGSGQGIRNAANIQIIIETAKVPVVVDAGIGAPSEAAEAMEMGADALLINTAIAKAANPIAMGRAMGLATLAGRLAYRAGRIPVQGVASASSPLTGRVTE